A portion of the Podospora pseudoanserina strain CBS 124.78 chromosome 2, whole genome shotgun sequence genome contains these proteins:
- a CDS encoding hypothetical protein (EggNog:ENOG503NWR8), whose amino-acid sequence MAFHQPTRQVQQPRIAHAESEDGGSAILSPQARLDTNEPHTWVLFTPGTDAGTTTSYLSSVQDDQITPGRSRTSDLGSLDTAARSDFNSQPSNSVVPSVALVNSIAEDDAELDSLDSHLPDFRTAHSPYHQPDIIHSTHIFPGHDGLGSFRFEVPGNSVQAQERMYAFEQFNPNRVMHRRESFDLARLQLESQEPKEAERNQRIEAWRLEQSQLLLEDIKKETKRRRRQSELSAQRARLEKGVLEDVIARSVADEEAEDINLAGTEWHDQDEASTDTSKGGLWSRLTRKVICDMMGIDDKLLAILFGEVLPDEDDMKTPRGSPKDSAHPAFANKESESRDDSTWQLHMLERIANELGGIVHQMSTHPGAFSTYSRVQQTPLPYAGLPMIPEAPDSIQRMNSSAASMPQFKPTIGQSADAGVAQPLNAIPSTSSDATPDVATSNGQTFTQQEWEQDLDIRLVFRYLRSRFTSSRPSSPPFTSGTSHLATSSTQELAAKAARIRQHHPLVSHAHANSHGHHRPRPAERRSFRSTTPANPVTMRHGPGSCASQSTRRSARRSSMSSRQSSRHFWDIGGSIGTGSIIASAGPIMGSWGEV is encoded by the coding sequence ATGGCATTCCACCAGCCTACGCGACAAGTTCAACAACCGCGGATTGCCCATGCCGAGTCTGAAGATGGGGGTTCTGCCATCCTCTCACCCCAGGCTCGCCTGGACACCAATGAACCCCATACATGGGTTTTGTTTACACCAGGTACTGATGCCGGAACCACAACCTCCTACCTGAGCTCTGTCCAAGATGATCAAATCACGCCCGGGAGATCCAGAACCAGCGATTTGGGAAGTCTTGACACCGCAGCGCGTTCCGACTTCAATTCGCAACCGAGCAACTCCGTAGTGCCATCTGTGGCTCTTGTAAACAGCATCGCAGAAGATGACGCCGAGCTTGACAGCCTCGACAGCCACCTCCCAGACTTCAGGACAGCGCATAGCCCATATCATCAACCAGACATCATCCATTCGACGCACATCTTCCCTGGTCACGATGGCCTGGGTTCGTTCCGATTCGAAGTGCCCGGTAATAGCGTACAGGCTCAGGAGCGCATGTATGCTTTTGAACAGTTCAACCCAAATCGCGTCATGCacaggagggagagcttTGACTTGGCTCGCCTTCAGCTGGAGAGTCAAGAGCCAAAAGAGGCGGAGCGAAATCAGAGAATAGAGGCGTGGCGGTTAGAACAGAGTCAGCTTTTGTTGGAGGATATCAAAAAGGAAACaaagaggcggaggagacagTCAGAGCTGTCGGCACAGAGGGCTCGGTTGGAGAAGGGCGTCTTGGAAGATGTGATCGCAAGGAGCGTTGCCGACGAGGAAGCCGAAGATATCAATCTTGCCGGTACAGAATGGCACGACCAGGATGAAGCATCAACGGACACCTCGAAGGGAGGATTGTGGAGTCGACTCACGCGCAAGGTGATCTGCGATATGATGGGCATTGATGACAAGCTGCTCGCCATTCTATTTGGGGAGGTGCTTCCGGATGAGGACGACATGAAAACTCCCAGGGGGTCTCCCAAGGACTCAGCTCACCCCGCATTTGCGAACAAGGAATCAGAGTCACGCGACGACTCGACATGGCAACTACACATGTTGGAACGGATTGCAAATGAGCTTGGTGGAATTGTCCATCAGATGTCGACACATCCTGGGGCCTTTTCCACTTACAGTCGTGTTCAACAGACGCCCCTTCCATACGCCGGGTTGCCCATGATACCAGAAGCGCCAGACAGCATTCAAAGGATGAACAGCAGCGCCGCTTCCATGCCGCAATTCAAGCCCACCATTGGACAATCGGCAGATGCTGGCGTTGCGCAGCCATTGAATGCCATCCCGTCCACGTCCTCAGACGCTACCCCTGATGTGGCCACCAGCAACGGCCAGACTTTTACGCAACAGGAGTGGGAGCAAGATCTTGATATCCGCCTCGTTTTCCGCTACCTACGGTCACGATTTACCTCGTCTcgcccatcatctcctccgttCACATCGGGAACATCGCATCTAGCCACCTCGAGCACCCAAGAGTTAGCGGCCAAGGCAGCCCGGATTCGACAGCACCATCCACTGGTATCCCACGCACATGCGAATTCacacggccaccaccggccccgtCCGGCGGAGCGACGCAGTTTCagatcaacaacgccggctAATCCCGTCACAATGAGACATGGTCCCGGTAGCTGTGCAAGCCAGAGCACGAGGCGATCTGCGAGGAGGAGTAGCATGTCTTCGAGGCAATCATCTCGGCATTTTTGGGACATTGGGGGCTCCATTGGGACTGGTAGTATCATTGCTAGCGCCGGGCCTATTATGGGAAGTTGGGGCGAGGTCTAA
- a CDS encoding hypothetical protein (EggNog:ENOG503NY2S), protein MAATPFDPSVQGNSFVFDIYTDGQALRAPAPAPATFLPGGPCNYTDPSLPRCGCRRFWSNSALAATGTVEICMCSHHACFHEDAPSGQTQQTQLGPTQILPVAGVVGQENQKPRSHREPLSPVQELVNWPMPTSFGASLDLNLLDFQNTEPNPRIEATTPLSIGHLQPAQDSPMPDTFNHWGEIIETQAENISLRGFPTLPTQCLLTQGPPSTTSSSQARYLRPFAGRGLQTLNVLREDAVCPGPNDDDPTQEHDPLSRREREETPKASSHSQGKTPKPDDNSAYQKLTETVELHEQRIDRLENTSFSVAGHEECYDKHDNVDMRVTELESRVDEVEKMLNDNGSVVGSRRHTRTDAIADDATASVVSIATNTTISASNRVEVYNQIQKLQAQVNQLQAAALPTYAKPWELEVVFMPFPLKGVWVQANEFPAQRRSLGGDGEWTQMQNTLSRATPDPQSPKFAEWPGQSPESNWLLPRAFAAGRIIDQRLKSRGLIKTVLVRGADARSVQLAIHDAFSEVLRVSALVGVRSDYSPNSPLNEFMGLRQAWVPLRKLHKDSKLRFLTPAEMATPALWDFTFLVSSVIMKASGVHRLYITQPEAYLQDHPLGYHAMDAGWTWQRLRELSRFYPDSQSTTGDVPEADAMEECWAWNDRVDEPPSHNASVLSLRHSHLQRLSRRSSTEPSQQFYTGVQSPILTNGPSFIRAGSPLTQRERKGSWPPQFTRAGSVPPPSIPIQSAQSVARRRVSTVAPYERRSSPLVTRPTPRITTVQTSGVSAKKRRLGTRSPSLVPRNTPRWSRTSMSRSPSLAPPGMFGHHDERDRTPFYYATPHSEAVGEYGYQRGGSRGPPQTMLRTNGYEPDDDEDEEMTDDFQDDDTQGSSSDPCDSEMTHDDSPAKQVRVSQGSFGFGTDGEGNDMDDVDIDVYEDDEEDELDGVDTDHTPGRQNHYHSSHAAWGNQAAAAHVTRPEDIPRAGIEDQMSDDENVDPSSSFSSFASDVSGSFHSSQSRQQQHDDQQEEIEIHQDEDEEDREERRSNTSARSSQAPSEYSSRPGPWNIVPSPASPTRTITADTKAVAASQQEAGVKAHSIKRERSSLNSLMDFRIHEDRTAQS, encoded by the coding sequence ATGGCTGCGACTCCTTTCGATCCCTCTGTCCAGGGCAACTCTTTTGTATTTGACATCTACACCGATGGCCAAGCCTTGCGCGCGCCGGCGCCTGCTCCCGCGACTTTCCTCCCTGGCGGACCATGCAACTACACCGACCCATCTCTCCCGCGATGCGGTTGCCGCCGGTTCTGGAGCAATTCTGCTCTCGCCGCAACGGGTACCGTCGAGATTTGCATGTGCTCACATCATGCCTGCTTCCATGAGGATGCCCCTTCAGGTCAAACCCAGCAGACCCAGCTTGGCCCAACCCAGATCTTGCCTGTGGCTGGCGTCGTAGGCCAGGAGAACCAAAAGCCCAGGAGCCACCGGGAACCGCTGAGTCCCGTCCAGGAGCTAGTGAACTGGCCGATGCCCACCAGCTTTGGGGCATCGTTGGATCTAAACCTGCTGGACTTTCAAAATACGGAACCTAACCCAAGGATAGAGGCCACCACTCCACTGTCGATTGGACACCTTCAGCCGGCTCAGGACAGCCCAATGCCCGACACATTCAACCACTGGGGGGAGATAATCGAGACTCAGGCCGAGAACATTAGCCTCCGCGGGTTTCCAACACTTCCAACTCAGTGTCTGCTGACCCAAGGACCTCCATCGACAACTTCATCCAGCCAGGCCAGATATCTACGACCATTTGCTGGGAGGGGATTGCAGACGCTCAATGTGCTTAGAGAGGATGCCGTTTGCCCAGGACctaatgatgatgacccTACTCAGGAACATGATCCATTGTCCAGGCGCGAGCGGGAGGAGACACCCAAGGCGTCTTCGCATTCACAGGGCAAAACTCCAAAACCTGATGACAACAGCGCATATCAGAAACTCACCGAAACAGTCGAGTTACACGAACAGCGAATAGACAGACTCGAAAACACCTCCTTTTCTGTTGCCGGCCACGAAGAATGCTACGACAAGCACGACAACGTCGACATGCGAGTCACGGAACTGGAGTCACGGGTGGATGAAGTGGAAAAAATGCTGAACGACAATGGGAGCGTGGTGGGAAGCAGGCGACACACTCGGACTGATGCTATTGCCGACGATGCTACCGCCAGTGTGGTCTCTATAGCCACCAACACGACAATTTCCGCATCCAACCGGGTTGAGGTGTACAACCAGATCCAAAAGCTCCAGGCTCAAGTCAACCAGCTGCAAGCTGCCGCGCTGCCAACGTACGCCAAACCCTGGGAGCTTGAAGTCGTGTTTATGCCGTTCCCCCTGAAAGGCGTGTGGGTGCAGGCAAACGAGTTTCCTGCCCAACGCCGGTCTCtaggcggtgatggggagtggACGCAGATGCAAAACACGCTCAGCAGGGCAACACCAGATCCGCAGTCACCCAAATTTGCCGAATGGCCCGGTCAATCGCCAGAGTCAAACTGGTTGCTTCCAAGGGCGTTCGCGGCAGGAAGAATCATTGATCAGAGATTAAAGAGCCGCGGCCTCATCAAGACAGTTCTGGTTCGAGGAGCTGATGCCCGCAGTGTTCAGCTTGCCATTCACGATGCCTTCTCTGAAGTCCTCCGGGTATCTGCTCTCGTTGGAGTTCGATCAGATTATTCGCCAAACTCTCCGCTAAACGAGTTCATGGGTCTGAGACAAGCATGGGTTCCTCTGCGAAAGCTTCACAAGGACTCAAAACTACGATTTCTCACACCAGCTGAGATGGCAACACCAGCGCTGTGGGATTTCACCTTTCTGGTTTCGAGTGTCATCATGAAAGCCAGCGGTGTCCACCGTCTGTACATCACGCAACCCGAGGCATATCTCCAGGATCATCCCTTGGGCTATCATGCGATGGATGCTGGTTGGACATGGCAAAGGCTTCGCGAATTGAGTAGATTCTATCCCGACTCTCAAAGTACCACCGGCGATGTTCCCGAGGCCGATGCTATGGAAGAATGCTGGGCGTGGAATGATCGGGTGGATGAGCCTCCAAGTCACAACGCATCCGTCCTGAGCCTTCGCCACTCACACCTACAGCGTTTGTCTAGACGCTCCTCCACCGAGCCCTCGCAGCAGTTTTATACCGGTGTGCAGTCGCCCATACTCACCAACGGTCCGAGCTTCATCCGTGCAGGGTCTCCTCTTACTCAAAGAGAACGAAAGGGCTCTTGGCCGCCACAGTTTACTCGGGCTGGCTCAGtcccaccaccttccatACCTATACAGTCTGCGCAATCCGTGGCCCGACGACGTGTCTCGACCGTAGCGCCCTATGAGCGGCGCTCCTCCCCTCTGGTCACTCGTCCAACCCCACGGATCACTACTGTTCAGACGTCTGGCGTATCAGCTAAGAAGCGACGACTGGGCACCCGCTCGCCGAGTCTCGTCCCGCGCAACACACCTCGTTGGAGCCGCACCAGCATGAGCCGGTCGCCATCTCTCGCCCCGCCAGGCATGTTCGGCCACCATGACGAGCGCGACCGTACACCGTTTTACTATGCAACCCCTCACAGTGAAGCTGTGGGCGAATACGGCTATCAGCGTGGGGGAAGCCGGGGCCCTCCCCAGACAATGTTGCGCACCAACGGCTACGAACctgacgacgatgaggacgaagagATGACAGATGATTTCCAGGACGATGACACCCAAGGAAGCTCGTCGGACCCCTGCGATAGCGAAATGACTCATGACGACTCTCCTGCCAAACAGGTGAGAGTCAGCCAGGGATCGTTTGGTTTTGGAACCGACGGCGAGGGCAATGACATGGATGACGTCGACATTGATGTCtacgaagacgacgaggaagacgagcTTGATGGAGTCGACACCGATCACACTCCCGGCCGTCAAAACCATTACCATAGCAGCCACGCCGCCTGGGGCAACCAAGCCGCTGCCGCGCATGTCACCAGACCGGAAGACATCCCGCGGGCTGGAATTGAGGACCAGATGTCTGATGATGAAAACGTGgacccttcctcctctttttcttccttcgcCTCGGATGTATCTGGATCATTCCACTCTTCCCAATCgagacagcagcaacacgacgaccaacaagaagagataGAAATCCAccaagacgaagacgaagaagaccGGGAAGAACGAAGGAGCAACACCAGCGCGAGAAGCAGTCAGGCGCCGTCCGAGTACAGCAGCAGACCGGGCCCATGGAATATTGTTCCTTCTCCTGCTAGTCCTACCAGGACTATCACAGCTGACACCAAGGCTGTGGCGGCCAGTCAGCAAGAAGCAGGTGTCAAGGCCCACTCCATCAAAAGGGAGAGATCTAGCCTCAATTCTCTGATGGATTTCAGGATTCACGAAGACAGGACGGCTCAGTCATGA